A region of the Chaetodon trifascialis isolate fChaTrf1 chromosome 7, fChaTrf1.hap1, whole genome shotgun sequence genome:
TTCACTGTCATATGTTAAATATTTGTGGTAAGAAGGTGTCTTGCAAAAGCACAAAGCGACCCATGAGGTAACAAAACAATGCCTCAGTCTTTGGATTTATCTCCCAGTGATAATCAGCCGGGCAATAGATTTCTGAAAGGCCAGCTTACTCAAGCACTATTGGTGCTGCAGAGGCACACTTACATACTTGCCAGTCTAGGCTACAGAATGACCAAACTTGCATCTGTAACTCACACAAAACATTCCAGGTAGCAAAAACCAAGCTTGCTGGAGTAAACAAGACCTAATATGTCAGcctgcagatttgtttttgtgcgtgtTTGCCTGCACGTCTGattaccctgtgtgtgtgtgtgtgtgcctgtgcctgCATGCCtgattaaagtgtgtgtgtgtgtgtgtgtgtgtgtgtgtgtgtgtgtgtgtgtgtgtgtgtgtatacccaAGGAAATGAGCATGCTGGCTCATAGAGGTTTTTCCCATGTCTGGTTGGAAACAGCATGGAGAGGATTTACAGGAATTGGAGAAGAGGTGAAGCAACAACGGTTCTGCAACAACTGATGCCACACCTACAGCCATCTGGTGCCAAGAAAATTAGGAAggcgtgttgtgtgtgtgtttgtgtgagggtgtgtgcttgtactgtacacacacatcacagcctcgggttagaaaaacaaacaatatctTATGGTCCGTGCACATTCATAAAGAAAACACTTTTACCGTTAGATTATCTCCTTGTCACTTTGTCTCACTATCCAGCCTCAACAAGAGAGAGATTACAAACCAATTGTGCTGTACTTACAAATACTAGAGTTCTCATCAAAGTTGAGTCATGTGAAATGcttaattttgtattttttccacaCAAATCCTAAATCAAATAAGAAAAAGAGGACCTGCAGAGCGGGCGGCATGGTGGCACATGCAGCAAGAAGgctgccggttcgatccccggacgaggtctttctgtgtgaagtttgcatgttcttcccgtgcatgcgtgggttctccccgagtactccggcttcctcccacagaccaaaaacatgctcattaggttaattggtgactctaaattgcccctagatgtgagtgtgagtgtgaatggttgtctgtcttttaatgttgccctgcaatcggctggtgaccaGTCCAGGGCGTACCCctcctctcgcccgttgacagctgggataggctccaacccccccgaaagggataggcggcatagaaaatggatggatagatggaagGACCTGCACAGCTATGTGAACTCATAAggcaaaaataataaataatgataaatataaacatatatatctCTCTGTGATTTACAGATGTAGAATCTTTACCACATCAAGACAAGAAGATATAGTATATAACTTTATTTAAGCATTTAATATTTTGGTATATATTTTGTTTCAGGATTTGTTTTATATAACTcaaactgcaaaacatttctcattttctttcagttcagtttcagcagCAAAATATTTTCTTGCTCGCTTTGATGTCTGGAAACCACGCACGTGTGGTGCAGTTTTGTTGTAACAACATTTTAGTGGGAACCAAAACCTTCTCATGTGAGCAGTTCAATCACCCATGCATGCAGGTGTCATTCACTGAACAGGCAAAGCCCGCAGTTCTCCTACTGATAAAGTACATTGACTGAAGCTGAAGACAAAGTGCTCCAAGATCGGCCAGGTGAAGAGTTCTCCTGcataatgtgtgtgcacatgtgcaggaGTGCCACGTATGCATGCATCTGATGTGCATATATGAGTGCGGGTGCATGCATGTCTGCTGGTctttgcacatactgtatgcatgtataCATCTGTCTTTTTAAGTGTGCATATCTGTATatctgtgttcctgtgtgtttacCTATTGatcttgtctgtgtgtcagacCGGACACTGTCTCAAATTGATCTCCTTCATGATATTTCTCTTGTGTAAGAGCATCTTGACAGATTGTTGACCCCAGAGTGTCCATATTGTAATCTCCTGAACTGATATTGGAACATGAACAAACCTGTGTTTGAACACTGGGACAGTTATCATTTTGTAATTTAGAAAAATATAATCCTGTCATCGTAATTAATGTAACTTTGAAGATGTTGAATGTGCCCATTTGCTGTATATATCCTGAATCAATGTAATACAGTTAATCAAATTCTTTCATAAAATGAGTACTGATTAATAtctgctgaagaagaaaagactgtAGAAAGACCaagtcataaaaataaagaaatttgGAAATAACAGGctcacagctgctctcacaAATAGGATTATTGTGACAACAGCTCAGCATGTTCAGATGAGCTGGCCCActgagatgtgtgtttgtgttaagcACATTATTCCAATGACcacagacagaagaaacagaCAACTTAGTGATTCTGTCTGAGCATTACTGGGGAGAAACAATAGCCAACACTAGAAATTGATCAAGTTTGAATGGCTGGTATTCAACATTGATCATTTATGAATGGTCAACAGTGCAATCAAGGTTTGCTGCTTTGATTAACTCCTGACATGAAGGCTTCAGGCTGAGACTAATCATGACAGAGTGGATACGGTTAAGATAAAGGCCTCAAATGACAATTGGAGGGAGACAGAGTTTCGCTGAGTTTTTAGAATCATCCGTGTCATTGTGTACACTGAAACCCACtatctgaaaacacaaaacacacatacacacacacacacacacacacctatttACAGTATAGACACAATGAACATGAACAGTAGTTATTCTGCTCTGAATTGAGGCACACATCTCTGTCAAAGGTGATGCAACAGCAGAGTATGTATCATCAAAAATTCTTGATGTTGCATAACCCCAAAACTCCCAAATCTATTTCCACCCTTGCTATGCTTGGTCTTTTATAGAGACCACAACCATTCCTTCATACGCTGTTTCACTGTTCTCTGAGAAACTGACATTTTAGACCGGCCAAACAAACTGTTAATCCCTGCCACTTTTGGATGATTCAATGGAAACCTGAGAGTGAAAGAGTGACAGGCAGgctgcaagagagagaaaaaaaaaatcaagagaatgtgagagagagataaatgTGTTGGAATGCAGAAGAATGAGTACAATGAGTCTTTGAGTACAAGTACCATTACCACAGTCTGAAATACTCAGTTAGAAGCAGTTGGGACGCCGtgaaagacataaataaaacagaatatggtCAAAACCCTTTcagacatatactcaactgaaatcaatacaacaacaacatatttaatgttttactcatccgttttatttatttttgtgaatatagtcgtggaacgctccagaaacacctgtttgaaaccttctacaggtaaacaggttcattggtaacaggtgatagcatcatgattgggtatgaaaggggcatcctggaaaggctcagtcattctcaagcgaggatggagagaggttcaccactttgtgaacacatgattggatgaaggagttcaggaacactttgtaaaaccattgtcagtaaacacagttcatttggaAATGATTGTACCTTGTTTTTATCATGACGGTTTACACAGTGTCCCGAATCCAGGTTGTACAAGTAAATGTCTTGAATTCAGAACTTTTCTTAAAAGAATGTTTTGACATTGGGGAAATAGGCCTATTTGCTTTCACTATCGAGAGTATAGATGGAATGATTAATACCATTTATACGTCTGTGCTACAGGCCTAAATATGAAGGTACAGACAACAGCCAGTTAGTTCAGCTCAAActctgaagaagaaagaagaaaaatctgcTCTGCCTTTCATTAGCAGTTTCACTTCCCCTCATTCACTCAGCCCTTGGTATTACGTAACAGCATATGTTACACAGATGCTACTTGGAGAGCAGAAGGAAAGAGGGCGGTCGGGGAGCAGGTGTTTAGATCAAACATACCTGCCCTTGTATACTTTCAACCCAAACTAGCATGGATCGACCACCCGTTGTAGGCTTAGCACTATGCTGCTTTTTACAAATACCTGTAGACTCATTTAAGGCGAAGGCATCTTCTGCAGATAATTGCAATATGTCAACACTTGGTAATTAGCTGATTTGTAATGTGTATCATGATTATCAAGTATTATGGGCTTATGGTCTTGCAAAACAAGAATTTTTCCACGCATTTATAGGTCATGTTGggaaaaagaaatcacacaAGTTGTAAGAATACCACAATCTACATGAATATTAACTTCActtaattcacattttttagCTTAGTGTTCGCCAGATGTATTTTCTTGCACCAAATGCATAACTGCAATGTATTGTGGGTGATGTAGAGCTCTGGAGTGACCATCATTGTTGATCCCCTCCAAAGATTGAGCTCAGCCTGTTCACGCCAGTTTTTTAGACAAATGGAACGACACTTGTGATGGCGGTGGGGATTCCAGTCAATGAGGACATGTTGAACAGCTAATGAGAAGCAGCaccagcctggctctgttcaaaacaaaccacctaccagcacctctaaatctcactGATAAATGCATTACATCTCGtttgtacaaaaaccaaagcgACCATAACTGCGGTTTATGTGCAAGATTAGCTCTTGGTTGTGCGCACTGACTTCCTGAAGACTTTGCTTCATTTGggcagagtcaggctagctgttccccctgtttccagtccttatgcaaagctaagctaatagGTTGCTGCCGACTTCATATTCACCATACAGACAAGTGgcattaatcttctcatctaactcgcACCAAGATGAACAAACTAGTGAATAATCATTTTttcccaaaatgacaaaatacaagCATAAAAGTATTATTAACACAGTGACAGTAACAAAATGGTACTGAGGCCTCAGGATTATGgtcatttatttatcacagcTTGATAAAATCACATTCAGTCCCAAAACCCCCAAATGTTAATGCCAACTTGCTATGGATACTGGAGGACAAGATAAAAATCGGTCATGCACCATTACctaaacacaacaaaagcacaatGAAACCACACAGTGGTGCTGGGGCTGAAAGTGCTTACAGTTATCACATTACACCACCACATGCAATGAAGGGAAGCTGGGCGCCAACACTACACCACCCTGTTTGTCTGACAGAAGCGTCAGGAAAAAAGGGATAAAAGGTAAGAAGGCTGAGGTCTGATCATTCAATAAAGGCAGTTGGCACAAATATTTCCATGACCCATTCACCTATACTAGTACAAATCCATGTACAAAATCAGATAGCAGCACAGTATCAAAACAGAAGTAGCTATGAGCACcctaaaataacaaaaattaGAAAAGCCAGTTACTACAGTTTGGCTCAAAACGTACTAAGTAACTTACAGTTTAGATGATTTATCTGACAGTATCTGGAAACCCAGATTTGGCTCCACAGAGAACTGCTACCTCAAGCAATTGCAGCATGTTCAAGGCAACTGCAGTATAATGTCATCAATTTTATACATCACAGACAATATATACACCCACCCACATAAAATGACCTAATGACTAAAGGGTAAGTTTTACCTCAGTGGGGTATCAACTCTCACTGCAGTGTCTGTGGTGAGGTTCAAAACAGATGATCCAGCCTCCAGGGGCTGGGCAACAGGTTGCTTTAAGTGCCTGTAGCAAACAGGTAAAGCTGATCAATGAAAGTCTTTAAAAGTAGTCAGCATGATTGAAACAATGCCAGCTTTAAACAAACCCCCCAGGAGGGCAGCCTGTTCCTTAGCCATGCTGGATAGCATGCATCAAGAGTGAGCTCCTGTGTGCTTCCAGTGTCTATCAGCTCTCAATGAGACAATAATGGACTCCAGGTAACTGCCAGTAAGAGAGGCAGAGGACGTTTCCAAGAGGGAAAGCTTGGATGGTGGAATTGCCAGGCCAAAGCCTGCCTATCACAGCATCAAAAGTAAGAGCactcattgttgttgtttttactgatgaACTTGTTTGTTAGGAGCATTTCATTGTCATATCTAgttgaggtggagctgattttaactgctttatatTTATTGTTACTTATATAATCATTaatggttatttatttatttattttttttcaaaaaatggaaattaattAGTAACTGTAGCTATTAGatgaatgtactgtaaaatgtgcattcacCCATAAAATGCAGTGGAGTGGCAGAAAATGGAGATACACCAGTGAAGTAGAAGTAGCTCAGAATTCACTTTGATGGAAATTTAATTGATTTACTTTTCACCACTGATGGGATGGGAACAAGACCAGATATCCGggaagactgaaagacagaaatcacAGACAGGAAGGCACAATGAAAGACAAtcaaccagacagacagacagacagacagacagacagacagacagacagacagtcctTTACCTTTCTGTCAAGCCATATCATTCAGTCACTGAGCCCCTACCTTGACACACTAACTGTCTGAACTCAAGCCAAACTTAAGTACAGGGACCCGGTGCAGGTCAAGTTAATGTGTAATTGGCTTTCGGGCCCCATTGTGAAATCCTTGTGTGAGTATGTGCAGGCCATGTAACACTTTCAGGGGAGAAAGGGAGGGTTTATGGTCAAAGGGGCTTATCTCAGCGATTGATCCTCTGGTATAAAATGCTGCCGATGGCAGAGACTCAGTGTGGACATGCTGCTTCAGCACTGAGGAACCAAACCAccacctctctccttctccttacTCTTTACCATCAAAGCCTTCCTCCTCAGTTGGCCATGGGAGTTGCATATAGCGTTGGAGAGTAAGTGAAACGAACCATCAagatgtctgtgaacactgttATGCTGGCTCCTGAAAATGGTGGTGTTATCTGGAGTTGAAATAGATAGTATTTTGCCTTGCTTGTTTCAACTATTTAAAGCAAGGCAATGCAAACTTAGACTTCTAAAGACCATTTAATCATGAGAAGATGTTACATCCAGTTTTTGAAATGTATATGTGCAAAAGAAGCAGGTTATTTTTGTCACTCCATGCAGAGCAGACTGATATATGTAGGCCAAAGAGTTGAagattgtgtgtctgcatatgtgtgtgcgtgtgtgaaaggaagagaggaagaatggaagggggagaaagagagagcgagtgagcgagcgagcgagcgagcgagagagagagagagagagcaagagcgagtgagcgagcgagcgagagagagagagagagagagagagagagagactcaatTGAGGTTAAAGATCCCTAAATTCAAAGTGGGTTTAAACTGACTTCCAGTAATTCAGCACTGAATTACCCAGAAGAGGTTCTCTTTGGAGAAACTGTGGAATGAGGCAGAATccagtaaaaagtaaaaaaaaaaaaaaaaaccctccaaaaAAGGGGCTCCTAATTTTCACTGACATTCTCCCATATCCTCAGTCTAGCATGATTAATGCATTCAACATTCAAAGCATGCAGCACTTTCCTACTATTCATGCCCAGGCGTGTCTCAACAGATATTAGAGTATGTCAGTGGCATTTGTTcaactttttgtgtgtgtttttttctctcacgGGAATTAGAGGTTTGGCCAACTGTCATTTATACTTAACAGCTGCAGCAACATTACATGCCAATGATGTATAAGTTAAAGACTTATTTATGGTATTCCAGTTAAGATAAAGCAACGTACAATGACTCTCAATGctttaatttaattcatttcttGGGTTTTCTGACATTGTGTAATTGTAACTTTATTCTGGTGTTTAAATATAGAAATACTTTGCTTTTCATGTTCAAAGCTATTCATTTCTATAGCAGTCCTTTGAATAAACACTATCCATTTAAATATAGATGATTATctgtaagtaaaaaaaaaatgtactttgTCCTTTTGCTTCTGCAGGGTTGACCACCTCTACACCTTCTTTGTGCAGTGGTCACCAGAAATCTACACTAAGGGCAACAAGAAGCACCACCACGCTGACTATCGTCAGAAGCGTCAGAAGCGCTACCTGGTAGTGGAGAAGAACAAGGTCAACAAGCTCCTCAGCAACCCTGCCAAGCCCGCTGCTAAAAAGTGGGAGGTAAGATTTGCACAACGCAACTCAAGATGAAACAAAAGCCTCTGTGGCTCTTCAACTGCCGCTAACATTAGGTCAAGGCAAGAAGCTCTGCACAGTTCAAGCATTAGACAAAAATCATCAAGCATCCCTGACTTACAGTAAATGAGGCACCAGAGTGCTTGGCAGTTATCCCAGAGGTTGTGGGAAATCCATCTGTTTCTATATATGGACATcctttctctgtccctcccttCACTTTCCTGTTTAGACAGAAAAGAAACTGTTCAGTGTCAGAGCTAACCAATCAGAAGCCCCGTCATTCAAGCCTTCAACCAATGGCATCtcagacagagagtgaaagtAAACCGGAGGATACAAAAGTGATGAGCGCTGCCCGGTTTAGGTAACAGACATGTGGTACTGCAGAGTGCAGAGCTTGACAGATAAATCAGGGGCCATGAAGCTGCTGCCAGAAAATATCAAAGTGCTTTATTTTGCCAGTGTGGAGCCGTATGTTGAGGTAGGACTACTATGCCGCATGTATTCATGTTGGGAGGTGTTCTGTATTGGATTTATGGGGTATTGGAGAAATATACTTAGCTTTGGGggtaaaaaatgtttttgtcgTCCATCCACCCATCCCTGATAGCCTGTTTGTCACTTGCTGTGCTGCATTTTCAACTTACTGGTGCAACAACATGTTTATGATTTAGATTTTACCCTTGCATTGTCCATAAATGAATCACTCAACCACAGACCACAGACCTGCATGTAATGCAAAGGGAAATGTCAGTAAACAATAGTGGGATGTGTGTAGAAAGCAAGAGTGTGAACATGTTTGATTttgaactgactgactgcatcTTGTGCCCTCCCCCAGATTATCACAGTAAAGGACCCCAAGCGGCGCTTGAGTCTGTGTAGTTCGGAAGACTCTGAGGTAGAGGAGCCCGAGTACCAGGAGGAAGTTGATTATGATCTTCCTGTCCTGGGCAAccacagcctgctgctggaTGACCACCACATAAAGAGAGTGAGTGGATGATTGGCAACAATTACAGCCATCAACAAATGCTGGCCTTGATGAACTGTGATGATTACTGTTATATTTCAGTATGACATCTTCTAATTGACAACTCCTTTTTCAACAGCTCGCCACTCACATGCCGGCAAGGACCCAGGGCCATCCATGGCAACTGGTCTACAGCACAGCTATGCATGGGAGCAGCCTGAAGACTCTGTACAGGAATATGGCTGGTCTGGACAGCCCTGTGCTGCTGGTCATCAAAGACATGCACAAAAAGGTTTGCATCTTGATCATTTCTCTGCATCACTTTTCACTACGTAGATGTAGTCAAACTGATCAGCAGCATAGCTGTGGGTACTCCTTTAATGACCTGGTGTCTTGGTCTTTTCAGGTGTTTGGGGCTTTTTCTTCCGATCCATTCAGAGTCAGTAAATACTGCTATGGCACAGGAGAAACCTTCTTGTTCAGCTTCAACCCCGACTTCCAGGTAAAAACAGAATGCTTTTGTGTTCCTGATAGTCTGCTCTACCTGCAAGTCTGAGAACTGGTGTATTGTTATTAGAAAAGACTTCCATTTACAGTAAAATTTGCCACCACCTTTTAAAAGCAATTCTCTAGCTTAAATAACTAAACAATATATCGGGAAAGGGCTTACTTTGAGAAAATGATTGTTGTGTATGAATTTCATGTACTTGAAACATGTGTACTGGGTTTGAGGACAAATTTCTTAAGTGCGACACTTGCCGTTTGTACAGGCATACAGGTGGAGTGGCGAGAACTCCTACTTTGTGAGTGGCAATGTGGAATCTCTGCAGATTGGTGGAGGAGGGTAAGTTACATGGTTATTGATTTCCCCTATAAAATATAGATATGCTCAGCAAAGTAAAATGCAGCTGTTATGTCTGTCAGCATCAGGAAGGAATGAAAAGACCATAAAATAatcactgcaactgctactgtgAGATATGCGAGATTATAGTATCTGTTATCAGAATagaaaacaaacttttaaaACACTTGACATcacagtgttgttttttcttgGTTTGTAGGGGTGGATTTGGCCTGTGGCTGGATGCTGATTTGTACCACGGTTCAAGCTTTTCCTGTCCCACCTTCCATAACGCATCTCTCTCCTCCCAAGAAGACTTCATTGTACAAGACCTCGAAGTCTGGACTGTGCAGAACTGAGACAGAACATctgatgagatgagataaaaacaaaatagaaCCCACTGTCCTGTCTGGAGGTGCCAAACTTCTAGACCTCAAGGAGTACGTGTGGTTTAGCCACTACTGTGCAAAACCTGATAGAGCAATTGCTATCATCTGTGCACTTGCCTCAGATTATCCCACATGCAGTACGAAGTCTGCTCCAGGGGTTCTTGGGCTGAACTTTGTGCTTATGCTGGTTTGATCTGTGCCTGTTAAAGACAAGCGGCTGGGTGAAATCCTGCAATTCAGGGTCCTGCTTCTACTACTGGCTATTCATCCGTAGCCGTGTGCTAAACCCAGTAAGTAACTGGCATCTGAAGCTTTAAGCCCTCCATGCCCTCCTTTGGCTGTGGAGAGCATTATGATACAAAGTTCACAGGAACACTGTTGGATAAAAAGTTTGTAATCACTGTAAGCACATTCAGAATGTcaggaaaatgctgtttttcttattttctgttgaacaaccaaatgtgtttgtgaaattttaaaatgtgtgtttacagtacaTATTTCTGTGTGCTCATGTTCTATTTGCTCTCATGGCCCCAAACTTCAGACATATTTGGTGCATAGGGGTCATAAAATATTTAAGACAAAAAAGGTTCACTGTTATATGATAGGATACACGCTGGCCTATCTGAACTCTAACTGAGTTTTACATGAGATCTGGTTTAAATGTTCTACATTTAAAAACTACAAGATCTACCCATTCAggctaaaaaataaaagcatagaGTTGCACTATAAACAATTTACTATCTGTGATGTGTGCTATTTGTGGAGGAAGGGACCTCAGCTGTTAACTGTCACTTCTGTTTTTTGAATGTGACACACCTGCCTGTCTATTTGCATACATGGAGAATAT
Encoded here:
- the ncoa7a gene encoding nuclear receptor coactivator 7, producing MWYCRVQSLTDKSGAMKLLPENIKVLYFASVEPYVEIITVKDPKRRLSLCSSEDSEVEEPEYQEEVDYDLPVLGNHSLLLDDHHIKRLATHMPARTQGHPWQLVYSTAMHGSSLKTLYRNMAGLDSPVLLVIKDMHKKVFGAFSSDPFRVSKYCYGTGETFLFSFNPDFQAYRWSGENSYFVSGNVESLQIGGGGGGFGLWLDADLYHGSSFSCPTFHNASLSSQEDFIVQDLEVWTVQN